The proteins below come from a single Ictalurus punctatus breed USDA103 chromosome 24, Coco_2.0, whole genome shotgun sequence genomic window:
- the LOC108257189 gene encoding coagulation factor XI isoform X3, which produces MCLRVVYNSGTSLMIILQFTDLFCNWCVAYLFYCDTDLYLYFEPFGTLQKTSQFIQELKVDLDFTGDDVLQIYSPDAQHCQLACTQHHSCLFFTFLRADWSKDNRTFLCYLKRTATGIPSHVADLKGVISGFKLVPQAYKTYTCLSSTYQDVDFTGLDYLQLTLNTSDDCQKQCTRDPDCNFFSFTTETFPDAETRKKCFLKFRWTVPLPSVLIKTPGLVSGFSDALQKTNGFKEKCKEEIFANTHYRGNDFENVPAASPQHCHFLCSTHPRCTHFTYTTFSYSSDPKVNMHCFLKHSQNVTQLVPVREEELFSGFPKRNCKPSNVWLITRYEGLHFLGHDYRDFKTDTSEICREMCTKDPDCHFYTYVLPSYRDESIRKKCFLKFRWNVPLPSVLIKTPGLVSGFSDSLQKTKEECKEEIFANTHYRGNDFENVPAASPQHCQFLCSTHPRCTHFTYTTSKYSTEPEINLHCFLKHTQDVSQLEPVREEELFSGFPTQNCKPSNVWATAHYLGLHFLGHDYRDFKSDTSDICREMCTKDPDCQFYTYVLPSYHDESIRHGCYLKHVMTLPRPEKVVYRHGVVSGFSLRNCKTSD; this is translated from the exons ATGTGCCTGAGAGTAGTCTACAACTCTGGAACCagtttaatgattattttacagtTCACTGACTTATTTTGCAATTGGTGTGTggcatatttattttactgtgacACAGACCTTTATTTATACTTTGAACCTTTTGGAACATTACAGAAGACCAGTCAATTCA TCCAAGAGCTGAAGGTGGATTTGGACTTTACTGGAGATGATGTTCTACAGATTTACTCCCCAGACGCCCAGCACTGTCAGCTCGCCTGCACACAACACCATTCCTGTTTATTCTTCACATTTCTCCGAGCTGATTGGAGCAAAGACAACAG GACATTCCTCTGCTACCTGAAACGCACAGCCACTGGGATCCCGTCTCATGTTGCAGACCTGAAGGGTGTGATCTCAGGCTTCAAACTTGTGCCTCAGGCCTACAAAACAT ATACCTGTCTGTCATCTACATATCAGGATGTAGATTTCACAGGATTAGATTATCTCCAGTTGACCTTAAATACCTCTGATGACTGCCAGAAGCAATGTACCCGTGATCCagactgtaattttttttcattcacaacAGAGACCTTCCCAGATGCAGAAACAAG GAAAAAATGCTTTCTAAAATTCCGCTGGACTGTTCCACTACCATCAGTACTCATAAAAACACCTGGTCTTGTGTCAGGTTTTTCAGATGCATTGCAAAAGACTAATGGATTTAAAGAAA AATGTAAGGAGGAGATCTTTGCCAACACACACTATAGAGGAAATGACTTTGAGAACGTCCCTGCTGCCTCACCTCAACACTGCCATTTCCTGTGCAGCACACATCCCCGCTGCACCCATTTCACATATACAACTTTCAGTTATTCCAGTGATCCAAA GGTCAATATGCATTGCTTCCTGAAGCATTCACAAAATGTAACCCAGCTAGTGCCAGTTAGAGAAGAAGAACTTTTTTCTGGATTTCCAAAACGAAATTGCAAGCCCTCAAATG ttTGGCTAATAACACGTTATGAAGGCCTTCATTTCTTGGGTCATGATTACCGCGATTTTAAAACAGACACGTCTGAGATCTGTCGAGAAATGTGCACAAAAGACCCAGATTGTCATTTTTACACTTATGTCCTACCATCTTACCGTGATGAGAGTATCag GAAAAAATGCTTTCTAAAATTCCGCTGGAATGTTCCACTACCATCAGTACTCATAAAAACACCTGGTCTTGTGTCAGGTTTTTCAGATTCGTTGCAAAAGACTAAAGAAG AATGTAAGGAGGAGATCTTTGCCAACACACACTATAGAGGAAATGACTTTGAGAACGTCCCTGCTGCCTCACCTCAACACTGCCAGTTCCTGTGTAGCACACATCCCCGCTGCACCCATTTCACATATACAACTTCAAAATATTCTACTGAGCCCGA gaTCAATTTGCATTGCTTCCTGAAACATACACAAGATGTAAGCCAGCTAGAACCAGTTAGAGAAGAAGAACTTTTTTCTGGATTTCCAACACAAAATTGCAAGCCCTCAAATG tTTGGGCAACAGCACACTACCTGGGCCTCCACTTCTTGGGCCATGATTACCGTGATTTTAAATCAGACACATCTGATATCTGTCGAGAAATGTGCACAAAAGACCCAGATTGCCAGTTTTACACTTATGTCCTACCATCTTACCATGATGAGAGTATCag GCATGGATGTTACTTGAAGCATGTCATGACTCTACCCAGACCTGAAAAGGTGGTGTACAGGCATGGTGTGGTGTCTGGCTTCTCTCTGAGGAACTGTAAAACTAGTGACTAA
- the LOC108257189 gene encoding uncharacterized protein LOC108257189 isoform X1, whose translation MCLRVVYNSGTSLMIILQFTDLFCNWCVAYLFYCDTDLYLYFEPFGTLQKTSQFIQELKVDLDFTGDDVLQIYSPDAQHCQLACTQHHSCLFFTFLRADWSKDNRTFLCYLKRTATGIPSHVADLKGVISGFKLVPQAYKTYTCLSSTYQDVDFTGLDYLQLTLNTSDDCQKQCTRDPDCNFFSFTTETFPDAETRKKCFLKFGWTVPLPSVLIKTPGLVSGFSDSLVKEECKEEIFADTHYRGNDFENVPAASPQHCQFLCSTHPRCTHFTYTTSKYSTEPEINMHCFLKHTQDVSQLEPVREEELFSGFPIRNCKPSNVWATARYEGLNFFGHDYHDFKTDTSELCREMCTKDQDCHFYSYVLPSYRDMGIRKKCFLKFRWTVPLPSVLIKTPGLVSGFSDALQKTNGFKEKCKEEIFANTHYRGNDFENVPAASPQHCHFLCSTHPRCTHFTYTTFSYSSDPKVNMHCFLKHSQNVTQLVPVREEELFSGFPKRNCKPSNVWLITRYEGLHFLGHDYRDFKTDTSEICREMCTKDPDCHFYTYVLPSYRDESIRKKCFLKFRWNVPLPSVLIKTPGLVSGFSDSLQKTKEECKEEIFANTHYRGNDFENVPAASPQHCQFLCSTHPRCTHFTYTTSKYSTEPEINLHCFLKHTQDVSQLEPVREEELFSGFPTQNCKPSNVWATAHYLGLHFLGHDYRDFKSDTSDICREMCTKDPDCQFYTYVLPSYHDESIRHGCYLKHVMTLPRPEKVVYRHGVVSGFSLRNCKTSD comes from the exons ATGTGCCTGAGAGTAGTCTACAACTCTGGAACCagtttaatgattattttacagtTCACTGACTTATTTTGCAATTGGTGTGTggcatatttattttactgtgacACAGACCTTTATTTATACTTTGAACCTTTTGGAACATTACAGAAGACCAGTCAATTCA TCCAAGAGCTGAAGGTGGATTTGGACTTTACTGGAGATGATGTTCTACAGATTTACTCCCCAGACGCCCAGCACTGTCAGCTCGCCTGCACACAACACCATTCCTGTTTATTCTTCACATTTCTCCGAGCTGATTGGAGCAAAGACAACAG GACATTCCTCTGCTACCTGAAACGCACAGCCACTGGGATCCCGTCTCATGTTGCAGACCTGAAGGGTGTGATCTCAGGCTTCAAACTTGTGCCTCAGGCCTACAAAACAT ATACCTGTCTGTCATCTACATATCAGGATGTAGATTTCACAGGATTAGATTATCTCCAGTTGACCTTAAATACCTCTGATGACTGCCAGAAGCAATGTACCCGTGATCCagactgtaattttttttcattcacaacAGAGACCTTCCCAGATGCAGAAACAAG GAAAAAATGCTTTCTAAAATTCGGCTGGACTGTTCCACTACCATCAGTACTCATAAAAACACCTGGTCTTGTGTCAGGTTTTTCAGATTCGTTGGTTAAAGAAG AATGTAAGGAGGAGATCTTTGCCGACACACACTATAGAGGAAATGACTTTGAGAACGTCCCTGCTGCCTCACCTCAACACTGCCAGTTCCTGTGCAGCACACATCCCCGCTGCACCCATTTCACATATACAACTTCAAAATATTCTACTGAGCCCGA GATCAATATGCATTGCTTCCTGAAGCATACACAAGATGTAAGCCAGCTAGAACCAGTTAGAGAAGAAGAACTTTTTTCTGGATTCCCCATACGAAATTGCAAGCCCTCAAATG TTTGGGCTACAGCACGCTATGAAGGCCTTAATTTCTTTGGCCATGATTACCATGATTTTAAAACGGACACGTCTGAGCTCTGTCGAGAAATGTGCACAAAAGACCAAGATTGCCATTTTTACAGTTATGTCTTACCATCTTACCGTGATATGGGCATcag GAAAAAATGCTTTCTAAAATTCCGCTGGACTGTTCCACTACCATCAGTACTCATAAAAACACCTGGTCTTGTGTCAGGTTTTTCAGATGCATTGCAAAAGACTAATGGATTTAAAGAAA AATGTAAGGAGGAGATCTTTGCCAACACACACTATAGAGGAAATGACTTTGAGAACGTCCCTGCTGCCTCACCTCAACACTGCCATTTCCTGTGCAGCACACATCCCCGCTGCACCCATTTCACATATACAACTTTCAGTTATTCCAGTGATCCAAA GGTCAATATGCATTGCTTCCTGAAGCATTCACAAAATGTAACCCAGCTAGTGCCAGTTAGAGAAGAAGAACTTTTTTCTGGATTTCCAAAACGAAATTGCAAGCCCTCAAATG ttTGGCTAATAACACGTTATGAAGGCCTTCATTTCTTGGGTCATGATTACCGCGATTTTAAAACAGACACGTCTGAGATCTGTCGAGAAATGTGCACAAAAGACCCAGATTGTCATTTTTACACTTATGTCCTACCATCTTACCGTGATGAGAGTATCag GAAAAAATGCTTTCTAAAATTCCGCTGGAATGTTCCACTACCATCAGTACTCATAAAAACACCTGGTCTTGTGTCAGGTTTTTCAGATTCGTTGCAAAAGACTAAAGAAG AATGTAAGGAGGAGATCTTTGCCAACACACACTATAGAGGAAATGACTTTGAGAACGTCCCTGCTGCCTCACCTCAACACTGCCAGTTCCTGTGTAGCACACATCCCCGCTGCACCCATTTCACATATACAACTTCAAAATATTCTACTGAGCCCGA gaTCAATTTGCATTGCTTCCTGAAACATACACAAGATGTAAGCCAGCTAGAACCAGTTAGAGAAGAAGAACTTTTTTCTGGATTTCCAACACAAAATTGCAAGCCCTCAAATG tTTGGGCAACAGCACACTACCTGGGCCTCCACTTCTTGGGCCATGATTACCGTGATTTTAAATCAGACACATCTGATATCTGTCGAGAAATGTGCACAAAAGACCCAGATTGCCAGTTTTACACTTATGTCCTACCATCTTACCATGATGAGAGTATCag GCATGGATGTTACTTGAAGCATGTCATGACTCTACCCAGACCTGAAAAGGTGGTGTACAGGCATGGTGTGGTGTCTGGCTTCTCTCTGAGGAACTGTAAAACTAGTGACTAA
- the LOC108257189 gene encoding coagulation factor XI isoform X2, protein MRLYLLFVLGVVFSDSFSKVQELKVDLDFTGDDVLQIYSPDAQHCQLACTQHHSCLFFTFLRADWSKDNRTFLCYLKRTATGIPSHVADLKGVISGFKLVPQAYKTYTCLSSTYQDVDFTGLDYLQLTLNTSDDCQKQCTRDPDCNFFSFTTETFPDAETRKKCFLKFGWTVPLPSVLIKTPGLVSGFSDSLVKEECKEEIFADTHYRGNDFENVPAASPQHCQFLCSTHPRCTHFTYTTSKYSTEPEINMHCFLKHTQDVSQLEPVREEELFSGFPIRNCKPSNVWATARYEGLNFFGHDYHDFKTDTSELCREMCTKDQDCHFYSYVLPSYRDMGIRKKCFLKFRWTVPLPSVLIKTPGLVSGFSDALQKTNGFKEKCKEEIFANTHYRGNDFENVPAASPQHCHFLCSTHPRCTHFTYTTFSYSSDPKVNMHCFLKHSQNVTQLVPVREEELFSGFPKRNCKPSNVWLITRYEGLHFLGHDYRDFKTDTSEICREMCTKDPDCHFYTYVLPSYRDESIRKKCFLKFRWNVPLPSVLIKTPGLVSGFSDSLQKTKEECKEEIFANTHYRGNDFENVPAASPQHCQFLCSTHPRCTHFTYTTSKYSTEPEINLHCFLKHTQDVSQLEPVREEELFSGFPTQNCKPSNVWATAHYLGLHFLGHDYRDFKSDTSDICREMCTKDPDCQFYTYVLPSYHDESIRHGCYLKHVMTLPRPEKVVYRHGVVSGFSLRNCKTSD, encoded by the exons ATGAGACTATACTTGTTGTTTGTGCTGGGTGTGGTTTTCTCAGATTCCTTTAGTAAAG TCCAAGAGCTGAAGGTGGATTTGGACTTTACTGGAGATGATGTTCTACAGATTTACTCCCCAGACGCCCAGCACTGTCAGCTCGCCTGCACACAACACCATTCCTGTTTATTCTTCACATTTCTCCGAGCTGATTGGAGCAAAGACAACAG GACATTCCTCTGCTACCTGAAACGCACAGCCACTGGGATCCCGTCTCATGTTGCAGACCTGAAGGGTGTGATCTCAGGCTTCAAACTTGTGCCTCAGGCCTACAAAACAT ATACCTGTCTGTCATCTACATATCAGGATGTAGATTTCACAGGATTAGATTATCTCCAGTTGACCTTAAATACCTCTGATGACTGCCAGAAGCAATGTACCCGTGATCCagactgtaattttttttcattcacaacAGAGACCTTCCCAGATGCAGAAACAAG GAAAAAATGCTTTCTAAAATTCGGCTGGACTGTTCCACTACCATCAGTACTCATAAAAACACCTGGTCTTGTGTCAGGTTTTTCAGATTCGTTGGTTAAAGAAG AATGTAAGGAGGAGATCTTTGCCGACACACACTATAGAGGAAATGACTTTGAGAACGTCCCTGCTGCCTCACCTCAACACTGCCAGTTCCTGTGCAGCACACATCCCCGCTGCACCCATTTCACATATACAACTTCAAAATATTCTACTGAGCCCGA GATCAATATGCATTGCTTCCTGAAGCATACACAAGATGTAAGCCAGCTAGAACCAGTTAGAGAAGAAGAACTTTTTTCTGGATTCCCCATACGAAATTGCAAGCCCTCAAATG TTTGGGCTACAGCACGCTATGAAGGCCTTAATTTCTTTGGCCATGATTACCATGATTTTAAAACGGACACGTCTGAGCTCTGTCGAGAAATGTGCACAAAAGACCAAGATTGCCATTTTTACAGTTATGTCTTACCATCTTACCGTGATATGGGCATcag GAAAAAATGCTTTCTAAAATTCCGCTGGACTGTTCCACTACCATCAGTACTCATAAAAACACCTGGTCTTGTGTCAGGTTTTTCAGATGCATTGCAAAAGACTAATGGATTTAAAGAAA AATGTAAGGAGGAGATCTTTGCCAACACACACTATAGAGGAAATGACTTTGAGAACGTCCCTGCTGCCTCACCTCAACACTGCCATTTCCTGTGCAGCACACATCCCCGCTGCACCCATTTCACATATACAACTTTCAGTTATTCCAGTGATCCAAA GGTCAATATGCATTGCTTCCTGAAGCATTCACAAAATGTAACCCAGCTAGTGCCAGTTAGAGAAGAAGAACTTTTTTCTGGATTTCCAAAACGAAATTGCAAGCCCTCAAATG ttTGGCTAATAACACGTTATGAAGGCCTTCATTTCTTGGGTCATGATTACCGCGATTTTAAAACAGACACGTCTGAGATCTGTCGAGAAATGTGCACAAAAGACCCAGATTGTCATTTTTACACTTATGTCCTACCATCTTACCGTGATGAGAGTATCag GAAAAAATGCTTTCTAAAATTCCGCTGGAATGTTCCACTACCATCAGTACTCATAAAAACACCTGGTCTTGTGTCAGGTTTTTCAGATTCGTTGCAAAAGACTAAAGAAG AATGTAAGGAGGAGATCTTTGCCAACACACACTATAGAGGAAATGACTTTGAGAACGTCCCTGCTGCCTCACCTCAACACTGCCAGTTCCTGTGTAGCACACATCCCCGCTGCACCCATTTCACATATACAACTTCAAAATATTCTACTGAGCCCGA gaTCAATTTGCATTGCTTCCTGAAACATACACAAGATGTAAGCCAGCTAGAACCAGTTAGAGAAGAAGAACTTTTTTCTGGATTTCCAACACAAAATTGCAAGCCCTCAAATG tTTGGGCAACAGCACACTACCTGGGCCTCCACTTCTTGGGCCATGATTACCGTGATTTTAAATCAGACACATCTGATATCTGTCGAGAAATGTGCACAAAAGACCCAGATTGCCAGTTTTACACTTATGTCCTACCATCTTACCATGATGAGAGTATCag GCATGGATGTTACTTGAAGCATGTCATGACTCTACCCAGACCTGAAAAGGTGGTGTACAGGCATGGTGTGGTGTCTGGCTTCTCTCTGAGGAACTGTAAAACTAGTGACTAA
- the zgc:91944 gene encoding homeobox-containing protein 1 isoform X1 has protein sequence MRQWSLRAVAPRAEPLPTGRVSPQLSDARMECCDVEPRYTIEQIDLLQRLRLSGLTKPQILQALESLERLDPEHRSPFCDNHSAPPRAPTSAAPAAPSSSSSSSSSLTSATTQTPVLDAALSPSNSYDASSPPLYPPGVQRSFAYDLAEEDWDLEEKVEEYMRRDSNLVKEEIKAFLNNRRISQAIVGQVTGISQSYISQWLLQQGLEMSDSKRRAFYRWYLLERNSPGFRWTENQHAQGPRSRTDTPWSRQRELLMHLLPWYSAQQAQPGATLSMRSLVKEEPDWRVAGCPGDRAAVGGPFRLRRGSRFTWRKECQSIMESFFIENQYPDEAKREEIANTCNSVIQKPGCKLSEFERVTALKVYNWFANRRKEMKRRANIEAAILESHGIEVPSPSCHSNGEEVENQEFGDQVVNQRFPDQEELAQRKVTEPDGATLPAVEVVPLPSPATQHMDQKMDETKREAADEE, from the exons ATGCGCCAGTGGAGTCTCCGCGCTGTGGCTCCGCGCGCTGAGCCGCTCCCCACGGGCCGCGTGTCCCCGCAACTCTCAG ATGCCAGGATGGAGTGCTGTGATGTGGAGCCACGCTACACGATCGAGCAGATTGACCTGCTTCAGCGCCTCAGGCTGTCCGGCTTGACCAAACCTCAGATCCTCCAGGCCCTGGAGTCTCTAGAGAGACTGGATCCAGAGCACCGCTCGCCTTTCTGTGACAATCACTCCGCCCCGCCCAGGGCTCCTACCTCTGCAGCTCCGGCtgcaccttcttcctcatcttcctcatcttcctctctCACCTCAGCTACCACACAGACTCCAGTTCTAGATGCTGCACTGTCCCCCAGCAACAGTTATGATGCCTCGTCTCCACCCCTGTACCCACCTGGAGTTCAGAGGTCATTCGCTTATGACCTGGCAGAAGAGGATTGGGATCTGGAAGAGAAGGTGGAGGAGTACATGAG GAGGGACAGTAACCTGGTAAAGGAGGAGATCAAGGCTTTCCTCAATAACAGGAGGATCTCTCAGGCTATTGTCGGCCAAGTTACAG GTATCAGTCAAAGCTACATCTCCCAGTGGCTGCTGCAGCAGGGCTTGGAGATGAGCGACTCCAAACGCAGGGCTTTTTACCGCTGGTATCTGCTGGAGCGGAACAGTCCAG GGTTCAGATGGACTGAAAACCAGCATGCTCAGGGCCCCAGGAGCAGGACTGACACCCCCTGGAGTAGACAGAGAGAACTACTGATGCACCTGCTCCCTTGGTACTCTGCACAGCAGGCCCAGCCAG GTGCTACTCTGTCCATGCGCTCACTGGTCAAAGAGGAACCTGACTGGAGGGTTGCCGGTTGCCCCGGTGACAGGGCGGCTGTTGGCGGGCCTTTCAGACTGAGGAGGGGCAGCCGTTTCACCTGGAGGAAAGAGTGTCAGTCGATCATGGAGAG TTTCTTTATAGAGAATCAGTATCCTGATGAAGCCAAACGTGAGGAGATTGCCAACACCTGCAACTCTGTCATCCaaaaaccag GGTGCAAACTTTCTGAGTTTGAGAGAGTCACTGCTCTGAAAGTGTACAACTGGTTCGCCAATCGCAGGAAGGAGATGAAGAGACGTGCCAACATAG AGGCTGCTATTCTTGAGAGCCATGGCATAGAAGTGCCAAGCCCCAGCTGTCACTCTAATGGTGAAGAGGTTGAGAACCAGGAGTTTGGAGATCAGGTTGTGAATCAGCGATTTCCGGATCAG GAAGAGCTTGCTCAGAGAAAAGTGACTGAGCCAGATGGAGCCACACTGCCTGCAGTGGAAGTAGTGCCTCTTCCAAGCCCTGCTACTCAACACATGGATCAGAAGATGGATGAAACAAAAAGGGAGGCTGCTGATGAGGAGTGA
- the zgc:91944 gene encoding homeobox-containing protein 1 isoform X2, translated as MECCDVEPRYTIEQIDLLQRLRLSGLTKPQILQALESLERLDPEHRSPFCDNHSAPPRAPTSAAPAAPSSSSSSSSSLTSATTQTPVLDAALSPSNSYDASSPPLYPPGVQRSFAYDLAEEDWDLEEKVEEYMRRDSNLVKEEIKAFLNNRRISQAIVGQVTGISQSYISQWLLQQGLEMSDSKRRAFYRWYLLERNSPGFRWTENQHAQGPRSRTDTPWSRQRELLMHLLPWYSAQQAQPGATLSMRSLVKEEPDWRVAGCPGDRAAVGGPFRLRRGSRFTWRKECQSIMESFFIENQYPDEAKREEIANTCNSVIQKPGCKLSEFERVTALKVYNWFANRRKEMKRRANIEAAILESHGIEVPSPSCHSNGEEVENQEFGDQVVNQRFPDQEELAQRKVTEPDGATLPAVEVVPLPSPATQHMDQKMDETKREAADEE; from the exons ATGGAGTGCTGTGATGTGGAGCCACGCTACACGATCGAGCAGATTGACCTGCTTCAGCGCCTCAGGCTGTCCGGCTTGACCAAACCTCAGATCCTCCAGGCCCTGGAGTCTCTAGAGAGACTGGATCCAGAGCACCGCTCGCCTTTCTGTGACAATCACTCCGCCCCGCCCAGGGCTCCTACCTCTGCAGCTCCGGCtgcaccttcttcctcatcttcctcatcttcctctctCACCTCAGCTACCACACAGACTCCAGTTCTAGATGCTGCACTGTCCCCCAGCAACAGTTATGATGCCTCGTCTCCACCCCTGTACCCACCTGGAGTTCAGAGGTCATTCGCTTATGACCTGGCAGAAGAGGATTGGGATCTGGAAGAGAAGGTGGAGGAGTACATGAG GAGGGACAGTAACCTGGTAAAGGAGGAGATCAAGGCTTTCCTCAATAACAGGAGGATCTCTCAGGCTATTGTCGGCCAAGTTACAG GTATCAGTCAAAGCTACATCTCCCAGTGGCTGCTGCAGCAGGGCTTGGAGATGAGCGACTCCAAACGCAGGGCTTTTTACCGCTGGTATCTGCTGGAGCGGAACAGTCCAG GGTTCAGATGGACTGAAAACCAGCATGCTCAGGGCCCCAGGAGCAGGACTGACACCCCCTGGAGTAGACAGAGAGAACTACTGATGCACCTGCTCCCTTGGTACTCTGCACAGCAGGCCCAGCCAG GTGCTACTCTGTCCATGCGCTCACTGGTCAAAGAGGAACCTGACTGGAGGGTTGCCGGTTGCCCCGGTGACAGGGCGGCTGTTGGCGGGCCTTTCAGACTGAGGAGGGGCAGCCGTTTCACCTGGAGGAAAGAGTGTCAGTCGATCATGGAGAG TTTCTTTATAGAGAATCAGTATCCTGATGAAGCCAAACGTGAGGAGATTGCCAACACCTGCAACTCTGTCATCCaaaaaccag GGTGCAAACTTTCTGAGTTTGAGAGAGTCACTGCTCTGAAAGTGTACAACTGGTTCGCCAATCGCAGGAAGGAGATGAAGAGACGTGCCAACATAG AGGCTGCTATTCTTGAGAGCCATGGCATAGAAGTGCCAAGCCCCAGCTGTCACTCTAATGGTGAAGAGGTTGAGAACCAGGAGTTTGGAGATCAGGTTGTGAATCAGCGATTTCCGGATCAG GAAGAGCTTGCTCAGAGAAAAGTGACTGAGCCAGATGGAGCCACACTGCCTGCAGTGGAAGTAGTGCCTCTTCCAAGCCCTGCTACTCAACACATGGATCAGAAGATGGATGAAACAAAAAGGGAGGCTGCTGATGAGGAGTGA
- the zgc:91944 gene encoding homeobox-containing protein 1 isoform X3 — protein MRQWSLRAVAPRAEPLPTGRVSPQLSDARMECCDVEPRYTIEQIDLLQRLRLSGLTKPQILQALESLERLDPEHRSPFCDNHSAPPRAPTSAAPAAPSSSSSSSSSLTSATTQTPVLDAALSPSNSYDASSPPLYPPGVQRSFAYDLAEEDWDLEEKVEEYMRRDSNLVKEEIKAFLNNRRISQAIVGQVTGISQSYISQWLLQQGLEMSDSKRRAFYRWYLLERNSPGATLSMRSLVKEEPDWRVAGCPGDRAAVGGPFRLRRGSRFTWRKECQSIMESFFIENQYPDEAKREEIANTCNSVIQKPGCKLSEFERVTALKVYNWFANRRKEMKRRANIEAAILESHGIEVPSPSCHSNGEEVENQEFGDQVVNQRFPDQEELAQRKVTEPDGATLPAVEVVPLPSPATQHMDQKMDETKREAADEE, from the exons ATGCGCCAGTGGAGTCTCCGCGCTGTGGCTCCGCGCGCTGAGCCGCTCCCCACGGGCCGCGTGTCCCCGCAACTCTCAG ATGCCAGGATGGAGTGCTGTGATGTGGAGCCACGCTACACGATCGAGCAGATTGACCTGCTTCAGCGCCTCAGGCTGTCCGGCTTGACCAAACCTCAGATCCTCCAGGCCCTGGAGTCTCTAGAGAGACTGGATCCAGAGCACCGCTCGCCTTTCTGTGACAATCACTCCGCCCCGCCCAGGGCTCCTACCTCTGCAGCTCCGGCtgcaccttcttcctcatcttcctcatcttcctctctCACCTCAGCTACCACACAGACTCCAGTTCTAGATGCTGCACTGTCCCCCAGCAACAGTTATGATGCCTCGTCTCCACCCCTGTACCCACCTGGAGTTCAGAGGTCATTCGCTTATGACCTGGCAGAAGAGGATTGGGATCTGGAAGAGAAGGTGGAGGAGTACATGAG GAGGGACAGTAACCTGGTAAAGGAGGAGATCAAGGCTTTCCTCAATAACAGGAGGATCTCTCAGGCTATTGTCGGCCAAGTTACAG GTATCAGTCAAAGCTACATCTCCCAGTGGCTGCTGCAGCAGGGCTTGGAGATGAGCGACTCCAAACGCAGGGCTTTTTACCGCTGGTATCTGCTGGAGCGGAACAGTCCAG GTGCTACTCTGTCCATGCGCTCACTGGTCAAAGAGGAACCTGACTGGAGGGTTGCCGGTTGCCCCGGTGACAGGGCGGCTGTTGGCGGGCCTTTCAGACTGAGGAGGGGCAGCCGTTTCACCTGGAGGAAAGAGTGTCAGTCGATCATGGAGAG TTTCTTTATAGAGAATCAGTATCCTGATGAAGCCAAACGTGAGGAGATTGCCAACACCTGCAACTCTGTCATCCaaaaaccag GGTGCAAACTTTCTGAGTTTGAGAGAGTCACTGCTCTGAAAGTGTACAACTGGTTCGCCAATCGCAGGAAGGAGATGAAGAGACGTGCCAACATAG AGGCTGCTATTCTTGAGAGCCATGGCATAGAAGTGCCAAGCCCCAGCTGTCACTCTAATGGTGAAGAGGTTGAGAACCAGGAGTTTGGAGATCAGGTTGTGAATCAGCGATTTCCGGATCAG GAAGAGCTTGCTCAGAGAAAAGTGACTGAGCCAGATGGAGCCACACTGCCTGCAGTGGAAGTAGTGCCTCTTCCAAGCCCTGCTACTCAACACATGGATCAGAAGATGGATGAAACAAAAAGGGAGGCTGCTGATGAGGAGTGA